In Aegilops tauschii subsp. strangulata cultivar AL8/78 chromosome 3, Aet v6.0, whole genome shotgun sequence, one genomic interval encodes:
- the LOC109738168 gene encoding protein DETOXIFICATION 16-like, producing MELSMEPPLPSAKGTAVAVNLVLATSEAKRQLRLAGPLIVGCLLQSVIQMISVMFVGHLGELALASASMASSFAIVTGFSFLTGMSFALDTLCGQAFGASEDHMLGVYKQRAMLVLGLASLPITAVWANTGAILLHLGQDSEIAAGAGTYIRWMIPALFFYGWLQCHVRFLQAQKLVVPVMLSSGATAVSHVLVCWALVYRLRLGIRGAALANAVSYLTNVSILAVYVRVSTSCKKSWTGFSCQAFHGLIPFLKLAVPSALMVCMEWWSFEVMVILSGLLPNPKLETAVLSICLNTNSLVCTVPNGLSSAISTRVSNELGAGRPRAALLAARVVIVLAFLVGTSEGLLLVLVHKVWGYAYSKDQEVVSYVATMMLILAVSVLFDGLQYVLSGIVRGCGQQKIGAFINFIAYYLVGIPAALVFTFKCHLGGKGLWLGILSGLVTQTLLLLFISFGKTDWDKQAMNAKDRILTSPPVEP from the exons ATGGAGTTAAGCATGGAGCCGCCGCTCCCCAGCGCCAAAGGCACGGCCGTGGCCGTGAACCTAGTGCTGGCAACGAGCGAGGCCAAGAGACAGCTCCGCCTCGCCGGGCCGCTCATCGTGGGATGCCTGCTGCAGAGCGTCATCCAGATGATCTCCGTGATGTTCGTGGGGCACCTGGGCGAGCTCGCGCTGGCCAGCGCCTCCATGGCCAGCTCATTCGCCATCGTCACCGGCTTCAGCTTCCTG ACGGGCATGTCGTTCGCCCTGGACACCCTGTGCGGGCAGGCCTTCGGGGCGAGCGAGGATCACATGCTGGGAGTGTACAAGCagagggcgatgctggtgctggGCCTGGCGAGCCTGCCGATCACGGCGGTGTGGGCCAACACCGGCGCGATCCTGCTGCACCTGGGGCAGGACTCGGAGATCGCGGCGGGCGCCGGGACGTACATCCGGTGGATGATCCCGGCGCTCTTCTTCTACGGCTGGCTGCAATGCCACGTCCGGTTCCTGCAGGCGCAGAAGCTGGTGGTGCCGGTGATGCTCAGCTCCGGCGCCACCGCGGTGAGCCACGTGCTGGTGTGCTGGGCGCTGGTGTACAGGCTGCGGCTGGGGATCAGAGGGGCCGCCCTGGCCAACGCCGTGTCCTACCTCACCAACGTCTCCATACTGGCCGTCTACGTCAGGGTCTCGACGTCGTGCAAGAAGAGCTGGACGGGGTTCTCGTGCCAGGCGTTCCACGGCCTCATCCCCTTCTTGAAGCTCGCCGTGCCATCCGCGCTCATGGTCTG CATGGAGTGGTGGTCGTTCGAGGTGATGGTGATACTCTCCGGCCTTCTCCCCAACCCCAAGCTCGAGACAGCCGTCCTCTCCATCTG CTTGAACACCAACTCCTTGGTGTGCACGGTCCCGAATGGGCTCTCTTCGGCCATAAGCACGCGCGTGTCCAACGAGCTCGGGGCGGGGCGGCCACGGGCGGCGCTTCTGGCGGCACGCGTGGTGATAGTGCTGGCGTTTCTGGTGGGCACGTCGGAGGGGCTCCTCCTGGTTCTTGTGCACAAAGTGTGGGGCTATGCATACAGCAAGGACCAGGAGGTGGTGTCCTACGTCGCCACCATGATGCTCATCCTCGCCGTCTCCGTCCTCTTCGACGGCCTCCAGTACGTCCTCTCAG GTATCGTTAGGGGCTGTGGACAACAGAAGATTGGTGCTTTCATTAATTTCATTGCGTATTATCTAGTTGGTATCCCTGCAGCACTAGTTTTCACCTTCAAGTGCCATCTTGGTGGAAAG GGGCTGTGGTTGGGAATATTGAGCGGATTAGTGACACAGACATTGTTGCTTCTTTTCATTTCCTTTGGCAAAACTGATTGGGATAAACAA GCAATGAATGCAAAGGATAGAATTTTGACGTCGCCGCCTGTAGAGCCATGA